The following nucleotide sequence is from Manis pentadactyla isolate mManPen7 chromosome 13, mManPen7.hap1, whole genome shotgun sequence.
agagatgccctcacaatatgtatatatatatatatatatatatatatatatatatatatatatatatatatatatataaacacacttccaattgtaaaagaaataagtaaccgggatgtaatgtatagcataagaaatatagtcaaaatattgtaacaacttggtatggtgatacctggtacctagaaatatcatgtatataaatgttgagtcgctttgttgtacacctgaaactaatgtaatgcaatgctgttgtcaactacccttcaataaaaaaaaaaaaaaaaatattaactacACTGACAAAAAAATTTCCTTGGAAATGAAGGACTGAAGGTACCACAGATATATTTCTTGAGCTGTATAGTAAACATAACACAGAAATGTGCAAGCTGATGATTTATCATGGACATTTATTGAGGTCAAATGATAAAAGGATACTTATAATGTGAACTTTGGGCTTCAGATGATAATTATGTGTCAAAGTAGGTTCATCAATTGGaacaaaatacctcttttttGGGGAATGTTGACAATGGGGGAGGCTATGTATGTCGGGGAAGAAGgtacatgggaaatctctgtaccatcTGCTCAGTTTTATTGTGAAactaaactgctttaaaaatagtcTAATTAAAAGTAAGATAAttcttaaaaaattgaaagaaatgttGAGATATCTGGTATAGTTACATACAATATGAACTTTGTTAAGTAAAACTTTCTAGAGCAGCTGGACACAAAATGGGAGACATGAAAATCATCCCAGTCCTCTAGTGCATGAGAGTGCATAATGCGGACAGAATGTGGAGTGTTCAAACCCAGAGGGCTGACACAAAATCATGTACAGAGTATTTCTCAGACAAATGttagattttgaaataaatgGGAACATAGTCATGGGATCTGTCCTGGCAGAATTAgacatttttaaggaaatactGCATGTGTCTCATGAGCTAAATGGTTGCCAAGGGCTTGGTTTCATTTTAAATCCTATGTATGCTCAATTCTCCAAACCTATGACAGTTGAAACTCATATGATATCTCAGCCGAGAcggaaagaaaacacaaacaataaATATGCACATTAATTTACTTTGATaggatctctctttctctccatttcccctATTGTATGTTGTGGTTCAAAGCCATGCAGTGATACCAATTTAATTTATTGATTTTGTGGAGTATCTCCATTTAGTCCCTTACCACTCCAACTTATCCCTTTGTTTTGTGACTCCAGGACACCTGCAGCAGATTAGCAGGCATGGATAACCTCACCACTATCACAGAATTCCTCCTTATGGACATCTCAAGTTCCCGAGAGCTCCAAGTCTTGCAAGGTCTGCTGTTCTCACTGATCTATCTGGGTACCCTGGCTGGAAATCTGGTGACCATTGCTGTCATTGTGACAGACACATGCCTTCCACCTCCAATGTACTTTTCTAAATGCAATTTATCCCTCATAGATATttgcagcatctcagttgtttttcccaaatCAATTGTGAATTCCCTGATGGGTAGTAAGACCATTTCCCTCACAGGATGTGCTGCTCAGGTTTACCTGTATTCCTTCTTAGCATTTGCTGAGCTTGCTTTCCTTGTTTTCATGTCCTATGACCGTTATGTTGCCATTTGCCACCCTCTTCACTACAGGTTGTCCATCACCACCTGTGTGTGCTCACAGGCAGCAGGGGGTTCGTGGGGCAGTGGGCTCGTCTACTCTGCCACCCACACAGGTAACCTATTCAGgcttcccttcaccaagtccaatgTGATCAACCAATATTTCTGTGATGTACCACAGATAATGAGAATATCATCTTTAGATGTTCAGTATTCTCAATCAGTGATGTTTGTAATAAGTGCTTGTATTGTCTTAGTATGCCTTTCTTTTTTGGTTATATCATATGTCAATATATTCTCAGCAGCATTTAAGATCCGTTCAGTGGAAGCCCGCAAAAAAGCCTTATCCACATGTACTCCTCAGTTGgtaattcttcttttgttttcattttctggattGATTGCTGTCTTAGGTCCCATTGCAAATAAAGCATCTCTTGAAAATCTGCTGACAGCCGTGTTCTACACCATGGTGCCCCCTTTCTTAAACCCCATCATCTACAGTCTGCGGAACAGGCAGGTAAACACTGCTCTACGCAAGATGTACAAGAGCTATTttgagaaaacacacaataattctctccaataaaaatgtttaaaaacaggaCTGTTTGATATAAGTGTAGTGTGAGTGCCTGTGTATACAGATCCAGGGGGAACGTGTTTCCAGCCTGAGTTGAATTCTGTATGAAACCAAAGAAACCacaataagtcaagggaaagggtacaTTGAGAGAAACCATTTAtgttgctcacagcttgctcaaattcGCTGGCCAGTCTTGGCATTGTAAATCTGCTCCAGTTTGGGCCCACTCTCTGCTGCCGTGGCATGCTCTCTACCTCCCAAGCACCCCTTCTTTGAGGAACTTCATTGGTGGGTCCATTTTGACTAGCAGATGACAGAACAATTACATACAaggaatggaggagaggagagaatggccattttctctccaccctttgccccagATCCATGGGGCATCTACAGTGGTAAACATCTACTGATctataaatgaactaaggctgggcaggaaattctggaaattctgtcacTTACCCCACAGTGTGAatacagatggatggataaacagacacatttaatttttaatctctttgaatgaaatatctagtGCTAGTATTCTTTATATGATGCATATACTATTTTTGGGTTGAACTTTAGCTTTCCTTATGTTTATTTCTTACTGAAAACTATTCATATAATTGACACATGATTCTTGAGAGTAAAACAAACCTGAGAATATTCTGAAAGGGTTTTGGTAAATGGTTGGAATGATTTGATCACAACATAAAGGAAGACCTCATATGGAGAAAACCATGTCTGTATATTAGTTCTTTACAAGCACTTGCTTGTATAAGAGAACTACAAGATCCTGGGTCCTGCTGACTGTAGTGGCTTGGGTGGAGAACTTCACTATTTAAATTGTTCTCTTTGGCTACAAACTTTCATTTAAAATCAGCAACTCATGGGGATGAAAGGTGCATCATAGTGAATACAGCCAATAGTGCTGTAATTTCCTTGTATGCCGACGTTTGGTAACTACACTCATCCAGGTGagtattttgtaatgtatatacttGCCTAATTACCACATTGTtcaactgaaaccaatataatgttatatatcaaagtagttcaataaaataaaagtaaattctgTTTGTGTTCATTCTTAAACAGAAGGTGGGCTAAGTAATTAAGGATTAGAGCTGAGAGACAAGTAAGGAATTTAGACACAGAGGGGGCAGGATTAAGACATGGAAAACATGGGAAGCCagcttctctctggtttctggaagcCTTGAAACATTAGCTTACTAGGTGCAATGGTGGACTTTTGAACCACTGACCTTCAACTATGAACATAGTTTGATGCTTTTGTTCCCTCCTTGATCTATGGAGGCAAAAAATGTGTATCATACCTGATTCATCCAAACATTTTGCATGATGAATTAAAGGAATAAGTAGCTACATTGTGGAGTGAGAGACGGCAATTACTTGTGCTGGAATTTTCCTGAGTGGAACCAGATGTTCTTTGCACTAGAATTTTGCACACTAAAAAGGTGACATGAAAGTGAATCTTTTCAAACAGAAAGTTTGATTTGTGTCATTTCCTAAAGCTATGCCAGAATTCCCCTGGGTAAAGATGTTAACCTTTATATCTGAGAACTGAATCACATAAAGGTCTGCACTTATACTTCAGAATCCAAATCCCCAACAGCAAAAGGGTCAGGATTTAGGAACTTGTGTAACTTACTTATAAGATTCATGGTGACTCATTAGGTATTATTCAGTGTTAAAACAAGTAATAGATGAGTATGTAAAGCTTGAACAAAAATACTTGAACAACTTTGAACTTTGGCCACAGTTCTCCAGTGCCTGAAATATGTCCTCACCCTTTTAAGACATCGGTTAATTTAACATTCCGTTGTGTTTCCTCTTAAAATACACTTGTTCATACCTGGGCCAAGTGCAATGTTGTTTCCTGGGAAAATACATCACTGCTCATTTTTTGCATTCCAGTAACACACTTATAGATTTTGGGGGTTACATTTATAATCATCATATGAGTGAATATGCCCTTCTTAAGTCctgtctccatatatatatacaattacatatagatgatgtatatataatgtatattataaatttatatgtagAATTTATGTCCATGGATTTAACTTCCACAATGTTTGATTTTCAATATCTATTGAATTTCAATCACTGTGATACttgataaaaatataacataCTTGTGATTCTTTATCCTTTACACATCTCTTTACTACATAATATAATATCAAGTGATGGATTAATTGATAAAATTTCATATTGATGTTTTTGAGTGTGTGCTTATAATTAATCTTTCTGATATGCTATTTCAGTGATGAAACGGTTTTTTCCAAGCACTTTTTGGTAAGTCTTTATCTACaatattttgttttaagattAGGGAAATcatatttgttccttttttaaatatataagtatTTTAATCTCTCATAAGAAATATTCAAACTTTCAAAGATTCAAATACTGTTTTTAATGCTTCACATTATGCATGCTTAAATAATTTCCATTATCATTCTATGTCTTTCAATCTGTGTCTTACATTCTTCATGGAAATGTATAGGCACGAAATTGATTATCTGTGAGTATATTAACCAGAAGTATGAAGTTGTGCCACCAATTCCCCCATGAGACACAGTGTATTTTGGGTTAGTGAAACTGCTCTTCATATTTCTCTTTTATgcaaattagaattttttaaatgatgtgtaGGATTtctttatggtatcattaatctatgattatatgaagaacattatgtttactaggctccccccttcaccaagtctcacccccccacataccccttcacagtcactgtccatcaccatagtaagatgctgtagaatcactgcttgtcttctctgtgttgtagagcccaacCCATACCCCACCACATTACACACGCTAATTGTAATGCCATCTTTGTTTTTCCtcacccttatgcctcccttcccacacatcctccccagtcccattccctttggtaactgttaatccattcatgggttctgtgattctgctattttcttccttcagttttgtttcattgttatactccacaaatgagggaaatcatttggtacttgtctttctctgccaggcttattgcactgagcataataatacaCTTTAGCTCCaagcatgttgttgcaaatggtagcagctgtttctttcttctggctgactagtattccattgtgaatatgtaccacatcttctttatccattcatctactgaggacaCTTAggatccttccatttcttggctattgtaaatactgctgaaaTAAATATAGGGCTGAATCGGctttttccaaactgggctgctgcattcttagggtaaattccaacaactggaattcctgggtcaaatggtatttctattttaagcattttgagaaatctccatgctgctttcaacaacggttgaactaatttacattcccaccaacagtgtaggagggttcacctttctccacaacctcaccaacatttgttgatgtttgtattttggatggtggcgatccttactcaTGTGATATGATATCCCAttctggtttaatttgcatttctctgatgacaagcgatgtggagcttcttttcatgtgtctgtaagccatctgaatttctttagaaaactgtctattcagctcctctctccatttttaattgaattatttggttttttttgttgttgaggtgtgtgagctcttattatatattttggatgtcaaccttttatcagatctgtcatttatgaatatattctcccatactgtaaggatACCTTTtagttttactgatggtgtcttttgctgtacagtagcttttcagctttatattgtcccacctgttcatttttgcttttgttttccttgttcaGGGAGTTATgctcatgaagaggtcactcatgtttatgcttattagatttttgtctatgtttttttctaagagttttatggtttcatgacttacattcaggtctttgatccatttcaaatttacatttgtgtatggggttagacagtgatccagtttcattctcttacatgtagctgtctagtttcgccagcaccaactgttgaagagactgtcatttccccaatgtatgtccatgtctcctttatcatatattaattgaccatatatgtttgggttaatgtttggagtacctattctgttccactggtctgtggctctgttcttctgtcagtaccatattgtcttgattactgtggctttatagtagagcttgaagttggggagcatgatcccctcactttattcttctttctcaggattgctttgtctattcagggtctttggtgtttccgtatgaatttttgcactatttgttccatttcgttgaagaaagctgttggtaatttgatagggattgcatcgaatctgtagattgctttcggaagaatggctattttgacgaaattaattcttcctcgccttgagcatgggatgagtttctatttgttagtgtcctctttaatttctcttaagagtgtcttgtagttttcagagtataggtctttcacttactttgttaggtttattcctctgtattttattctttttgatgctattgtgaatggaattgttttcctgaattctctattagttcattgttagtgtataggaaagctacagatttctgtgagataattttttatcctgcaactttgctgaattccaatattagttctagtagttttggagtggaatcttacGGTTTTtcgtgtacaatatcatgccatcttcaaataatgacagtttgacttcttctttaccaatctggattccttgtatttctttgttttgtctaatagcCGTGGCTAGAACTTTCACTACtctattgaataacagtgggaagagtgggcatccctgtcttgttcccgatctcagaggaaaagctttcagtctcttgctgttcagtatgatgttagcagtgggtttatcatatatggcctttattatgttgagctactttccttctatgcccattttgttgacagtttttatcatgaatttatgttgaattttgtcaaatgctttttcagcatctacagagatgatcatgtggtttgatGTGGtgattgatgttgatggattttctaatgttgtactatccttgcatcactgggatgttTCCCAtctgttcatggtgtatgatccctttcatgtatttttgaatttgctttgttaaaattttgttgagtatttttgcatctatgttcatcagggatattggtctgtagttttcttttttagtgaggtgtttgtgtggttttggtattaaggtgatgttggcttcatagaatgagtttgggagtattccctcctcttctatttttgggaaaacattcgagtgggtattatgtcttctctgtatgtctgataaacttctgaggtaaatccatctggcctgggggatttgttcttgggtagtttttgattaattcttcaatttccttgctggtaatcggtctgtttagattttctgtttctttctaggtcagtcttggaaggttgtattcttctaggaagttgttcatttctcctatgttttccaccttgttagcatataggttttcatagtattgtctaataattctttgcatttctgtggggcctgtcctgatttttcatttctcatttctgattctgttgatgtgtgttggttctctttttctcttactaagtctgactagaggctaatctattttgtttattttctcaaaaaccagCTCTTACTTACATTgactttttccattgttttattcttctctattttgtttatttcttctctgatctttattatgtcactccttcttctgaccttaggcctcatttgttcacctttttccaatttcaataattgcaatgttagattattcatttgggattgttctcccttctttaatatgcctggattgttatatactttactcttaagcCTGCttctgctgcatcccacagaagttgtggctttgcgtggttgttttcatttgcttccatatattgctggatctccattttaattttgtcgttgatccattgatcacttaggagcatgttgctaagtgtccatgtgtttgtgagcctgtttgctttcctggtacaatttatttctacttttatacctttgtggtctgaaaagttggttggtagaatttcaatcttttggaatttactgaggctccttttgtggcttagtatgtggtctattctggagaatgttccatgcgcacttgagaagaatgtgtatcctgttgctttcagatgtagaattctgtaaatgtctattaggtccatcttttctagtgtgctgttcagtgcctctgtattcttagttattttctgtctggtggat
It contains:
- the LOC118928699 gene encoding olfactory receptor 14I1-like, yielding MDNLTTITEFLLMDISSSRELQVLQGLLFSLIYLGTLAGNLVTIAVIVTDTCLPPPMYFSKCNLSLIDICSISVVFPKSIVNSLMGSKTISLTGCAAQVYLYSFLAFAELAFLVFMSYDRYVAICHPLHYRLSITTCVCSQAAGGSWGSGLVYSATHTGNLFRLPFTKSNVINQYFCDVPQIMRISSLDVQYSQSVMFVISACIVLVCLSFLVISYVNIFSAAFKIRSVEARKKALSTCTPQLVILLLFSFSGLIAVLGPIANKASLENLLTAVFYTMVPPFLNPIIYSLRNRQVNTALRKMYKSYFEKTHNNSLQ